From a single Candidatus Rokuibacteriota bacterium genomic region:
- a CDS encoding PIN domain-containing protein yields MIALDSSSLIAYLSGSKGGDVDAVEFALRQKQAVLPPVVLSELLSDPKLSPATAEAFKGLPRLPLLDGYWERGGYLRSQIIRRGRKVPLADALIAQSCMDHDVPLLTRDADFRNFGHAGLKLLPF; encoded by the coding sequence GTGATTGCCCTCGATAGCAGTTCTTTGATTGCTTACTTATCAGGCTCAAAAGGGGGCGATGTAGACGCGGTGGAATTTGCCCTGAGGCAGAAGCAAGCTGTTCTTCCTCCTGTCGTTTTGTCAGAGCTTCTTAGCGACCCCAAACTCTCCCCCGCCACGGCTGAAGCATTTAAGGGGTTGCCTCGGCTCCCACTTCTAGACGGTTACTGGGAAAGGGGGGGCTACCTTCGGTCCCAGATTATCCGGCGCGGGCGAAAGGTGCCTCTCGCCGACGCCCTTATTGCTCAGAGTTGCATGGACCATGATGTCCCTTTGCTTACCCGCGATGCGGACTTCCGGAACTTCGGGCATGCGGGCCTCAAGCTATTGCCATTCTAG